A window of the Streptomyces sp. JB150 genome harbors these coding sequences:
- a CDS encoding CATRA system-associated protein produces the protein MNDDRWARAAEDALTVLELLPDMEATPQEWARVEQLLATAVETAADRRDAEALTAAIREVKDLTGAYHGPARLPEQPPQPPGPPVLDRIPKLVQKIGRLLPGSDA, from the coding sequence GTGAACGACGACCGGTGGGCACGAGCGGCCGAGGACGCACTGACCGTGCTGGAGCTGTTGCCGGACATGGAGGCCACGCCCCAGGAGTGGGCGCGGGTGGAACAGCTCCTCGCCACCGCCGTGGAGACGGCCGCCGACCGGCGGGACGCCGAGGCCCTGACCGCCGCCATCCGTGAGGTGAAGGACCTCACCGGCGCGTACCACGGCCCCGCCCGCCTTCCCGAGCAGCCTCCCCAGCCTCCCGGTCCACCCGTGCTCGACCGCATCCCCAAGCTGGTGCAGAAGATCGGCCGGCTGCTGCCCGGCTCCGATGCCTGA
- a CDS encoding CATRA conflict system CASPASE/TPR repeat-associated protein, whose translation MPDRGLRRPALVVHAFFRSSTLSAAHPVTPGTPAARPYLRRLWSACRDLGMRDPVGTLPFLAGPDDLPDTVPFAASPVFLAARASGPLESDDQAVLWARGDVTGLSLVLPARPQSARTWESAADRWAAKAPAGPVPDEVLGVTVVARALGALPRRLLRRPARADALVRHASSRLGPYSGEPGPWTPLSADRLLWEIDRPDSGPRVVVAVDRGDEPGLDAWLWLTGTAEPAPLTRHLLHAGLVRHHVRVLSGAREDIRAGDREVTEAADALGHLHARAVDDPAPLFGEAALEAEARMDRLRAAAHDLAARRADLRSLCRTGQGLAANMRQAVPPADHDAAGSPLVADRDLADWLAQQAEDEVEHLNATMERAESVIGLGGAFVAERAQAQRQHAALVQGALVGGLLAVLAAVQSLQYKVHMAAVLDAPVITLIGLLAVVLPTGGRRLLRAGREPTTPVLFDLVGVTLLGGAVGWLLTTVLFHARHGQAAPVAWSVSAAAVCSSGAWLSARARFRR comes from the coding sequence ATGCCTGACCGCGGGCTGCGCCGGCCGGCCCTCGTCGTCCACGCCTTTTTCCGCTCCTCGACCCTGTCCGCCGCGCACCCCGTCACCCCGGGCACGCCCGCGGCCCGCCCCTACCTGCGACGCCTGTGGTCGGCCTGCCGGGACCTCGGCATGCGCGACCCGGTGGGCACGCTGCCCTTCCTCGCCGGCCCCGACGACCTGCCCGACACGGTCCCGTTCGCCGCGTCGCCCGTCTTCCTGGCGGCCCGTGCCTCCGGCCCGCTGGAGTCGGACGATCAGGCGGTGCTGTGGGCACGCGGGGACGTCACGGGGCTGTCGCTCGTCCTGCCCGCCCGGCCGCAGTCCGCCCGCACGTGGGAGTCCGCCGCCGACCGCTGGGCCGCGAAGGCGCCCGCCGGGCCGGTCCCCGACGAGGTGCTGGGGGTGACGGTCGTGGCGCGGGCCCTCGGCGCCCTGCCCCGCCGGCTGCTGCGCCGGCCGGCCCGCGCCGACGCCCTCGTACGGCATGCCTCCTCCCGGCTCGGCCCGTACTCGGGGGAGCCGGGTCCGTGGACGCCGCTGTCGGCGGACCGGCTGCTCTGGGAGATCGACCGGCCGGATTCCGGCCCCCGGGTCGTGGTGGCCGTCGACCGCGGCGACGAACCCGGCCTCGACGCGTGGCTGTGGCTGACCGGCACGGCCGAACCCGCCCCCCTCACCCGCCACCTGCTCCATGCCGGCCTGGTACGGCACCACGTGCGGGTGCTGAGCGGCGCCCGGGAGGACATCCGCGCCGGCGACCGGGAGGTCACCGAGGCCGCGGACGCCCTCGGGCACCTGCACGCCCGCGCCGTGGACGACCCGGCGCCCCTGTTCGGCGAGGCCGCCCTGGAGGCGGAGGCCCGTATGGACCGGCTGCGCGCCGCCGCCCACGATCTCGCGGCCCGCCGCGCCGACCTGCGCTCCCTGTGCCGGACCGGGCAGGGGCTCGCCGCCAACATGCGGCAGGCGGTACCGCCGGCGGACCACGACGCCGCGGGCTCACCCCTCGTGGCGGACCGCGACCTCGCCGACTGGCTCGCCCAGCAGGCCGAGGACGAGGTGGAACACCTCAACGCCACCATGGAACGCGCCGAGTCGGTCATCGGCCTCGGCGGAGCGTTCGTCGCGGAACGGGCCCAGGCGCAGCGTCAGCACGCCGCGCTCGTCCAGGGCGCCCTGGTCGGCGGCCTTCTCGCTGTGCTGGCCGCCGTCCAGTCGCTCCAGTACAAGGTCCACATGGCGGCCGTCCTGGACGCTCCGGTCATCACCCTGATCGGACTTCTCGCCGTCGTCCTGCCGACCGGCGGCCGGCGCCTGCTGCGTGCGGGCCGGGAGCCGACGACACCCGTCCTGTTCGACCTCGTGGGCGTCACGCTGCTCGGCGGAGCGGTCGGCTGGCTGCTGACGACGGTCCTCTTCCACGCGCGCCACGGCCAGGCGGCTCCCGTGGCGTGGTCGGTGTCGGCCGCGGCCGTCTGTTCGTCCGGCGCCTGGCTGTCGGCCCGGGCACGCTTCAGGAGGTAA
- a CDS encoding pyridoxal phosphate-dependent aminotransferase: MQVIQSTKLANVCYEIRGPVLEEAMRLEAAGHRILKLNTGNPAAFGFECPPEILEDILRNVSTAHGYGDAKGLLAARRAVVMHNQTIGIETDVEHVFIGNGVSELIVMAMQGLLDDGDEVLVPAPDYPLWTAAVSLSGGTAVHYRCDEQSDWMPDLADVERKVTDRTKAIVIINPNNPTGAVYDEAVLRGLTDIARRHNLLVCSDEIYDKILYDGATHTPTAAVAPDLLTLTFNGMSKAYRVAGYRVGWMSISGPRAHADSYIEGLTILANMRLCANMPGQHGVVAALSGRQTINDLVLPGGRLKEQLDVAYEMLTRIPGVSCVRPKGALYLFPRLDPKVFKIKDDRRMVLDLLRQEKIMVVQGTGFNWPEPDHFRVVTLPTAGDLRDAIGRIGNFLDGYSQP, from the coding sequence ATGCAGGTGATCCAGTCGACCAAGCTCGCCAACGTCTGTTACGAGATCCGGGGTCCGGTGCTCGAGGAGGCGATGCGGCTGGAAGCGGCCGGTCACCGCATCCTCAAGCTGAACACCGGCAACCCGGCGGCGTTCGGCTTCGAGTGCCCGCCCGAGATCCTGGAGGACATCCTCCGCAACGTCTCGACGGCCCACGGCTACGGCGACGCGAAGGGTCTGCTGGCCGCGCGCCGGGCGGTGGTCATGCACAACCAGACCATCGGCATCGAGACCGACGTCGAGCACGTCTTCATCGGCAACGGCGTCTCCGAGCTGATCGTCATGGCGATGCAGGGCCTGCTGGACGACGGCGACGAGGTGCTGGTGCCCGCCCCGGACTACCCGCTGTGGACCGCCGCGGTCTCGCTGTCGGGCGGTACGGCCGTGCACTACCGCTGCGACGAGCAGTCCGACTGGATGCCGGACCTGGCCGACGTCGAGCGCAAGGTGACCGACCGCACCAAGGCGATCGTCATCATCAACCCGAACAACCCGACCGGCGCGGTCTACGACGAGGCCGTCCTCAGGGGCCTCACCGACATCGCCCGCCGCCACAACCTGCTGGTGTGCTCCGACGAGATCTACGACAAGATCCTCTACGACGGCGCCACGCACACCCCCACCGCCGCCGTCGCCCCCGATCTGCTCACCCTGACCTTCAACGGCATGTCGAAGGCGTACCGGGTGGCCGGCTACCGGGTCGGCTGGATGTCGATCTCCGGCCCGCGCGCGCACGCCGACTCCTACATCGAGGGTCTGACGATCCTGGCGAACATGCGGCTGTGCGCGAACATGCCGGGCCAGCACGGGGTGGTCGCCGCGCTCAGCGGACGCCAGACGATCAACGACCTGGTGCTGCCGGGCGGGCGGCTGAAGGAGCAGCTGGACGTCGCGTACGAGATGCTGACCCGGATCCCGGGCGTGAGCTGTGTCCGTCCGAAGGGCGCGCTGTACCTCTTCCCGCGCCTCGACCCGAAGGTCTTCAAGATCAAGGACGACCGGCGGATGGTGCTGGACCTGCTGCGGCAGGAGAAGATCATGGTCGTCCAGGGCACCGGCTTCAACTGGCCCGAGCCGGACCACTTCCGGGTCGTGACGCTGCCGACGGCGGGCGATCTGCGCGACGCGATCGGGCGGATCGGGAACTTCCTGGACGGCTACAGCCAGCCGTAA